A window of the Mucilaginibacter sp. cycad4 genome harbors these coding sequences:
- a CDS encoding beta-ketoacyl-ACP synthase III, protein MALKSSAVITGVGGYVPDNILTNNDLEKMVETNSDWIVSRTGIKERRILADRSMATSDMAAFAVKNLLKNAKVDPSEIDCVIVATSTPDYLLISTASIVCDKCGLSNAWASDVNAACSGFLYAFTLGSSLVESNRYKKVIVIGADQNSAIVNYADRNTCILFGDGAGAVLLEPSTEDLGVIDSVFKTDGHGREHLYVPGGGSMNPASEETIDGKLHYIRQDGRVVFKAAIKGMTESCTAVLQRNNLTIDDINWLIPHQANYRIIHAVGDALGLPESRVKINIDRYGNTTAATIPLALWDYKEDFKENDNMILTAFGAGFSWGATYLKWGKLR, encoded by the coding sequence ATGGCATTAAAAAGTAGTGCGGTGATTACCGGTGTAGGCGGCTATGTTCCTGACAACATTTTAACTAACAATGATTTAGAAAAAATGGTTGAAACTAACAGCGACTGGATAGTTTCGCGTACAGGGATCAAAGAAAGAAGGATCCTCGCCGACAGATCGATGGCTACTTCAGACATGGCGGCCTTTGCAGTAAAAAATTTACTTAAAAATGCCAAAGTTGATCCTTCTGAAATTGACTGTGTTATTGTAGCTACTTCAACCCCAGATTATCTGCTCATCTCTACGGCCAGTATTGTTTGCGATAAATGCGGATTAAGCAACGCCTGGGCATCTGATGTTAATGCGGCATGCAGCGGTTTCCTTTATGCCTTTACACTTGGCTCAAGCCTGGTTGAAAGCAACCGTTATAAAAAAGTAATCGTTATCGGGGCCGATCAAAACAGTGCTATTGTAAACTATGCCGACCGCAACACCTGTATCCTTTTTGGGGATGGCGCCGGTGCGGTACTGCTTGAACCATCAACCGAAGATCTCGGTGTTATCGACAGCGTGTTTAAAACAGATGGGCATGGCAGGGAACATTTATATGTACCCGGCGGCGGTTCTATGAACCCGGCCTCGGAAGAAACCATTGACGGCAAACTGCATTATATACGCCAGGACGGTCGCGTAGTTTTCAAAGCTGCCATTAAAGGCATGACTGAAAGCTGCACAGCTGTACTGCAGCGCAACAACCTTACCATAGATGATATCAACTGGCTAATCCCCCACCAGGCTAATTACCGCATTATCCACGCTGTAGGTGATGCTTTGGGTTTACCTGAAAGCCGTGTGAAGATCAACATCGACCGTTATGGCAACACTACAGCCGCTACCATCCCGCTGGCGTTGTGGGATTATAAAGAAGATTTCAAAGAGAACGATAACATGATCCTGACAGCATTTGGTGCAGGCTTTTCATGGGGCGCTACCTATCTAAAGTGGGGTAAATTGAGATAA